A single window of Gymnogyps californianus isolate 813 chromosome 16, ASM1813914v2, whole genome shotgun sequence DNA harbors:
- the ABCB9 gene encoding LOW QUALITY PROTEIN: ABC-type oligopeptide transporter ABCB9 (The sequence of the model RefSeq protein was modified relative to this genomic sequence to represent the inferred CDS: inserted 2 bases in 2 codons), which translates to MRAWKAVASTLALSGADVVVTTLLYAHGRGGRDVLQDLRHFNIFNSLLDIWXGCLYRSCVLLGAAIGVATNTAYGPRRLRASRTFIAVVCLLMGIYMMVKLLLYSEVRRTIRDPWFWGLFAWTYVALAATFGLWQLLACVTSSREALGPGSESRAEVEESCDGGTPRDKREEAAGPTIHKLLSYTKPDAFFLGIASFFLLVAALGETFLPYYTGLAIDGIVVQKSMDRFSTAVLVMSLLAVGSSFAAGIRGGVFTLIFARLNIRLRNCLFRSLVSQEMSFFDENRTGDVISRLTSDTTIVSDLVSQNINIFLRNVVKATGVIFFMFSLSWKLSLVTFMGFPIIMLVSDVYGKYYKKLSKDVQNALAKANNTAEETISAMKTVRSFANEEAEANVYWQKLQQVYKLNKREAMAYTYYVWSSGLTLLVVQVSILYYGGHLVISGQMTSGNLISFIIYEFVLGDCMESVGSVYSGLMQGVGAAEKVFEFIDRKPTMVNDGSLAPDHVDGKVEFRNVTFSYRTRSATQVLQNVSFTLHPGKVTALVGPSGSGKSSCVNILENFYPLQDGQVLLDGRPINMYDHKYLHSVISLVSQEPVLFARSIADNISYGLTSASFESVVQAAQKANAHGFITELQDGYQTEAGEKGAQLSGGQKQRVAIARALIXNPPILILDEATSALDAESEHAIQQAIYGDLQNHTVLVIAHRLSTVEKAHNIIVLDKGRVVQQGSHKELMEEGGLYSKLVQRQILGLEGAARTVANLQPGGIQRRRPAGWRKSSG; encoded by the exons ATGCGTGCCTGGAAGGCAGTGGCCAGCACGCTGGCACTCAGCGGGGCCGATGTGGTGGTCACCACGCTGCTCTACGCCCACGGCCGGGGCGGTCGGGATGTCCTGCAGGACCTGCGGCACTTCAACATCTTCAACTCGCTGCTGGACATCT GGGGCTGCCTCTACCGCAGCTGCGTGCTGCTGGGGGCCGCCATCGGGGTGGCCACCAACACGGCCTACGGCCCCCGGCGCCTCAGGGCATCGCGGACCTTCATCGCCGTCGTCTGCCTCCtcatgggcatctacatgatggTGAAGCTGCTGCTCTACTCGGAGGTGCGGAGGACCATCAGGGACCCCTGGTTCTGGGGGCTCTTTGCCTGGACCTACGTGGCACTGGCAGCCACCTTCGGGCTGTGGCAGCTGCTGGCCTGTGTCACCTCCTCCCGCGAGGCACTGGGGCCCGGCTCCGAGTCCCGTGCCGAAGTGGAGGAGAGCTGCGACGGGGGCACCCCGCGGGACAagcgggaggaggcggcgggtCCCACCATCCATAAACTGCTGTCCTACACTAAGCCGGATGCCTTCTTCCTGGGCATtgcctccttcttcctcctcgtGGCCGCACTGG GAGAGACCTTCCTGCCCTACTACACGGGGCTGGCCATCGACGGCATCGTGGTGCAGAAGAGCATGGACCGCTTCTCCACGGCAGTGCTGGTCATGTCGCTGCTCGCCGTAGGAAG CTCATTTGCCGCAGGTATCCGGGGCGGCGTTTTTACGCTCATATTTGCAAGACTGAACATTCGCCTTCGCAACTGCCTCTTCAGGTCGCTGGTGTCTCAGGAGATGAGTTTCTTTGATGAGAATCGCACAG GGGACGTCATCTCCCGCCTGACGTCGGACACGACCATCGTGAGCGACCTGGTCTCCCAGAACATCAACATCTTCCTGCGCAATGTGGTGAAGGCCACGGGGGTGATCTTCTTCATGTTCAGCCTCTCCTGGAAGCTCTCGCTCGTCACCTTCATGGGCTTCCCCATCATCATGCTGGTGTCTGATGTCTATGGGAAGTACTACAAG AAGCTCTCCAAGGATGTGCAGAATGCCTTGGCCAAGGCCAACAACACCGCCGAGGAGACCATCTCCGCCATGAAGACCGTCCGCAGTTTTGCCAACGAGGAGGCGGAGGCGAACGTGTACtggcagaagctgcagcaggtGTACAAACTCAACAAGCGGGAGGCCATGGCTTACACCTACTACGTCTGGTCGAGCGGG ctgACCCTCCTGGTGGTCCAGGTCAGCATCCTTTACTACGGTGGGCACCTCGTGATCTCGGGGCAAATGACAAGCGGAAACCTGATATCCTTCATCATTTATGAGTTCGTCTTAGGAGACTGCATGGAG TCCGTTGGCTCCGTCTACAGCGGCCTGATGCAGGGAGTGGGAGCTGCCGAGAAGGTGTTCGAGTTCATCGACCGCAAGCCAACGATGGTGAATGACGGGTCCCTGGCCCCAGACCATGTGGACGGGAAGGTGGAGTTCAGAAACGTGACGTTTTCCTACCGCACTCGCTCTGCAACGCAGGTCCTCCAG AATGTGTCCTTCACCCTGCACCCCGGCAAAGTGACGGCGCTGGTGGGTCCTTCGGGGAGCGGGAAGAGCTCCTGTGTCAACATCCTGGAGAACTTCTACCCTCTGCAAGACGGGCAGGTGCTGCTGGACGGGCGTCCCATTAACATGTACGATCACAAGTACCTGCACTCAGTG atCTCCCTGGTGAGCCAAGAGCCGGTGCTGTTCGCCCGCTCTATTGCGGATAATATTTCTTACGGCTTAACTTCAGCCTCCTTTGAGTCGGTTGTTCAGGCTGCCCAGAAGGCCAACGCGCACGGCTTCATCACAGAGTTACAAGATGGCTACCAGACAG AGGCAGGTGAAAAAGGAGCCCAGCTGTCAGGTGGCCAGAAGCAGAGAGTGGCAATTGCCAGGGCCTTGA CGAACCCCCCCATCCTAATCCTGGATGAAGCCACGAGCGCGCTGGATGCAGAGAGTGAACATGCG ATTCAGCAGGCGATTTATGGCGACTTGCAGAACCACACGGTGCTTGTCATAGCTCACAGGCTGAGCACTGTCGAGAAGGCACACAACATCATTGTGCTGGACAAGGGCCGCGTGGTGCAGCAGGGCTCGCACAAGGAGCTGATGGAAGAAGGAGGCCTTTATTCCAAGCTGGTGCAGAGACAGatcctggggctggagggggcgGCACGGACAGTCGCCAACCTGCAGCCCGGGGGGATTCAGCGAAGGCGCCCGGCGGGCTGGAGGAAGAGTTCAGGATAG